In Phormidium yuhuli AB48, one genomic interval encodes:
- the rlmN gene encoding 23S rRNA (adenine(2503)-C(2))-methyltransferase RlmN, whose protein sequence is MSLSTATATPLLGQSLQDLTTWMQDQGQPGYRGKQLHQWLYQKGVRSLSEITVFPKAWREANQDVTLGRSTIHHRSISPDGTIKYLLKLADGNIIETVGMPTQRRLTVCVSSQVGCPMACDFCATGKGGFLRNLQVHEIVDQVLTVQGEFRDRVSNIVFMGMGEPLLNVDNVLGALRCLNQDVGIGARSMTISTVGIPGQIRRLAQHQLQSTLAVSLHSSNQTLREQLIPSARQYPLEALIAECRDYVKLTGRRLTFEYLLLAGLNDRPHHAEELARHLRGFQNHVNLIPYNPISEVDYQRPTPQQVDEFVEALKERHIAVSVRYSKGLDVDAACGQLRASQES, encoded by the coding sequence ATGTCTCTGTCTACTGCCACGGCAACTCCCCTGTTAGGTCAATCGCTACAAGACCTCACGACCTGGATGCAAGACCAGGGACAACCTGGCTATCGGGGGAAACAACTGCATCAGTGGTTGTATCAAAAGGGGGTGCGATCGCTCTCGGAGATTACGGTCTTTCCGAAGGCCTGGCGCGAGGCGAATCAAGATGTGACTCTCGGACGTTCGACGATTCATCACCGGTCGATATCTCCTGATGGGACGATTAAATATCTCCTAAAATTGGCGGATGGCAATATTATTGAAACGGTGGGAATGCCGACGCAGCGCCGCTTGACGGTCTGTGTTTCGTCTCAGGTGGGCTGTCCGATGGCGTGTGACTTTTGCGCGACGGGGAAGGGAGGCTTTCTGCGGAATTTGCAGGTCCATGAGATTGTCGATCAGGTGCTGACGGTTCAGGGGGAGTTCCGCGATCGCGTTAGTAATATCGTCTTTATGGGGATGGGAGAACCTCTGCTGAATGTGGATAATGTCCTGGGGGCCCTACGCTGTCTCAATCAAGATGTGGGGATTGGGGCGCGATCAATGACCATCTCAACGGTGGGGATTCCGGGACAAATCCGCCGCCTGGCGCAACATCAGCTACAGTCAACTCTGGCGGTTAGTCTCCATAGTTCTAATCAGACTCTGCGGGAACAGTTGATTCCTAGCGCCCGCCAGTATCCGTTAGAGGCGCTCATAGCAGAATGTCGTGATTATGTCAAGCTCACGGGCCGACGGTTGACGTTTGAGTATTTGCTTCTGGCGGGGTTAAACGATCGCCCCCATCATGCGGAGGAACTGGCCCGCCATCTGCGAGGCTTCCAAAATCATGTCAATCTGATTCCCTATAACCCCATCTCGGAAGTGGATTATCAACGACCCACTCCCCAACAGGTTGATGAGTTCGTCGAGGCCCTTAAAGAGCGCCATATTGCGGTGAGTGTGCGCTATTCTAAGGGCTTAGATGTGGATGCGGCTTGTGGGCAACTGCGGGCCTCTCAGGAGTCTTAA
- a CDS encoding alpha/beta fold hydrolase codes for MTSTSTLERGRFPGQHWTWRGHPIYYVRAGKSPQASRPPLLLVHGFGASTDHWRKTIEGLQDDVELWAIDLLGFGRSGKPPLAYGGELWRDQLHDFIQEVIGQPVVLAGNSLGGYVCLAVAAQKPESARGLVLLNSAGPFSDVQPRQPSRFSRMLRSFALQDWVAFLIFQNTRRRSVIRKTLEKVYLDKSAVTDRLVEEIYRPSCDRGAAKVFASVFRTPRGATVDELLSQLNKPLLMLWGEGDPWMNSKDRSAKFRQYYPNLSEHFLNAGHCPHDEVPDQVNALLKSWVTDLD; via the coding sequence ATGACCAGCACCTCCACCCTTGAGCGCGGCCGTTTCCCCGGACAGCATTGGACCTGGCGCGGCCACCCCATTTACTACGTCCGGGCCGGGAAATCGCCCCAGGCCAGCCGTCCCCCCCTTCTCCTCGTCCACGGCTTCGGCGCCTCGACCGACCATTGGCGCAAAACCATCGAAGGATTGCAAGACGACGTTGAACTTTGGGCGATCGACCTCTTAGGCTTTGGCCGTTCCGGGAAACCCCCTCTCGCCTATGGTGGAGAACTCTGGCGCGACCAACTCCATGACTTCATCCAAGAGGTCATCGGTCAACCCGTCGTCCTCGCCGGAAACTCCCTGGGCGGCTACGTCTGTCTCGCCGTCGCCGCCCAGAAACCTGAATCCGCGCGAGGTCTCGTCCTCCTCAACAGCGCCGGTCCCTTCAGCGACGTACAACCGCGCCAACCCAGTCGTTTTAGTCGAATGCTACGCAGTTTCGCCCTACAAGACTGGGTCGCCTTCCTCATTTTCCAGAACACCCGTCGCCGGTCCGTCATTCGCAAAACCCTAGAAAAAGTCTATCTCGACAAAAGCGCCGTCACCGATCGCCTCGTCGAAGAAATCTACCGTCCCTCCTGCGATCGCGGCGCCGCCAAAGTCTTCGCCTCCGTCTTCAGAACCCCCCGAGGCGCCACCGTCGACGAACTCCTCAGCCAACTCAACAAACCCCTATTAATGCTATGGGGAGAAGGAGACCCCTGGATGAACAGCAAAGACCGCAGCGCCAAATTCCGCCAATACTATCCCAACCTAAGCGAACATTTCCTCAACGCCGGTCACTGTCCCCACGACGAAGTTCCCGACCAAGTGAACGCCCTTCTCAAATCCTGGGTAACCGACCTAGACTAA
- the msrA gene encoding peptide-methionine (S)-S-oxide reductase MsrA — MPKTTHIATFGAGCFWGIEAAFAALDGVIKTSVGYMGGHFHNPSYLDVCARITGHAEVTQIEYDPQQISYDDLLNLFWRIHDPTSLNRQGPDRGEQYRSVIFYHSPEQEQIARKSKLKRQQQESEKYIVTQIEPASDYYLAEEEHQQYYAKHHR; from the coding sequence ATGCCTAAAACCACCCACATTGCTACCTTCGGCGCCGGTTGTTTCTGGGGTATCGAAGCCGCCTTCGCCGCCCTCGATGGAGTCATCAAAACCTCCGTCGGTTACATGGGGGGACATTTCCACAACCCCTCCTATCTCGACGTTTGCGCCCGCATCACCGGCCATGCCGAAGTCACCCAAATCGAATATGACCCCCAGCAAATCTCCTACGACGACCTCCTAAACCTCTTTTGGCGCATACACGATCCCACCTCCCTAAATCGCCAAGGACCCGATCGCGGCGAACAATATCGGTCTGTAATTTTCTACCACAGTCCCGAACAAGAACAGATAGCCCGCAAATCTAAGTTAAAGCGTCAACAACAGGAGAGCGAAAAATACATCGTCACCCAAATCGAACCCGCCTCAGATTACTATTTAGCCGAAGAAGAACATCAGCAGTACTACGCCAAACATCACCGTTAA
- a CDS encoding type II secretion system F family protein, protein MTNVVKAESKGFDLSNLEESISAAISSVTVKDKAVFSRQFAAMFNAGVGMLRCLSVLTEQCGNVKLKRSLKAISIEVEEGGSLAEAMRKHPNCFDKLYVSMVAAGEVGGVLDEVLNRLAILLEKSAKIQNELKSAMSYPKTVGGIAIIIFLGMTIFLLPTFTGIFDQLDAELPMFTQIMMSISFFLRGPFLPIDDPEAESWVETRNYGVVVLVGILIGIVFAIKQYYKTPVGRFQIDGLMLKAPIFGDIIEKSAVASFCNVFGTLTRSGVPILNAMEIVRDTAGNEVIAEAIDYAKTQISEGGSISEAFRERGVMPALAVQMMSIGEETGELDKMLMKVGEFYEDEVEQAIKGLTSMMEPLMIVVIGGMVGSILLSMYLPMFAVMDAIG, encoded by the coding sequence ATGACCAATGTAGTCAAGGCTGAGTCAAAGGGGTTTGACCTCAGCAATTTAGAAGAAAGTATCTCGGCTGCGATTAGCAGTGTAACGGTTAAGGACAAGGCTGTATTTTCTCGACAGTTTGCCGCTATGTTTAACGCGGGGGTCGGGATGTTGCGCTGTTTATCCGTGTTGACGGAACAATGCGGGAACGTCAAGTTAAAACGCTCTTTAAAAGCCATCAGTATTGAGGTGGAAGAGGGGGGTTCCCTGGCTGAGGCGATGCGGAAACATCCTAACTGTTTCGATAAACTCTATGTCAGTATGGTGGCAGCGGGGGAAGTCGGGGGGGTTCTTGATGAAGTGCTGAACCGCTTGGCGATTCTCTTGGAGAAAAGTGCCAAGATTCAGAATGAGTTAAAGTCGGCAATGTCCTATCCTAAGACGGTGGGAGGAATTGCGATTATCATTTTCTTGGGAATGACGATTTTTCTGCTGCCCACTTTTACAGGAATTTTTGACCAGTTGGATGCAGAACTGCCGATGTTCACTCAGATCATGATGAGCATTAGCTTCTTTCTGCGGGGTCCTTTCTTGCCGATCGATGATCCGGAGGCGGAAAGCTGGGTTGAAACTCGCAACTATGGTGTGGTGGTTTTGGTCGGTATCTTAATCGGAATTGTCTTTGCGATTAAGCAGTATTACAAAACTCCTGTCGGTCGTTTTCAGATTGATGGGTTAATGCTCAAGGCTCCCATTTTTGGGGACATTATTGAGAAGTCTGCGGTGGCGAGTTTTTGTAATGTGTTCGGGACGTTGACTCGCTCTGGGGTCCCCATTCTGAATGCAATGGAAATTGTCCGGGATACGGCGGGGAATGAGGTGATTGCGGAGGCGATCGACTATGCGAAGACTCAGATTTCCGAAGGGGGGAGTATTAGTGAGGCGTTTCGAGAACGGGGTGTGATGCCGGCTTTGGCTGTGCAGATGATGTCCATTGGGGAGGAAACTGGGGAATTGGACAAGATGTTGATGAAAGTGGGTGAGTTCTATGAGGATGAGGTGGAACAGGCGATTAAGGGTCTGACCTCGATGATGGAACCGCTGATGATTGTGGTCATTGGGGGGATGGTTGGCTCCATTCTCTTGTCGATGTATTTGCCGATGTTTGCGGTGATGGACGCGATTGGTTAA
- a CDS encoding type IV pilus twitching motility protein PilT — MDYMIEDVMESLIEQGGSDMHIQAGAPIFFRISGKLTPQPQFGELLAPDECQRLIFSMLNNNQRKDLEQNWELDCAYGVKGLSRFRVNVYRERGCFAACLRALASEIPNFEKLGVPEILRELSMRPRGMVLVTGQTGSGKTTTLAAIIDLINRTRSEHILTVEDPIEYVFPNIKSLFHQRQKGEDTKSFANALKAALREDPDIILVGEMRDLETISLAISAAETGHLVFGTLHTNSAASTVDRMLDVFPPIQQPQIRAQLGGALVGVCSQNLLKKVGGGRCAAHEIMVNSPAIANLIREGKTSQIYSSIQMGSKMGMQTMEMSLARLVNEGKVTYEDALGKTSKTDELDRLIDPRVKAGGVPTQGKVKAKAR; from the coding sequence ATGGATTACATGATTGAAGATGTGATGGAGTCCTTGATTGAACAAGGTGGCTCTGATATGCACATCCAGGCTGGGGCCCCTATCTTTTTTCGCATTAGCGGGAAGCTGACGCCACAACCACAGTTTGGGGAGTTGTTGGCCCCGGATGAATGTCAACGGCTGATTTTCAGTATGCTCAATAACAACCAACGTAAGGATCTAGAGCAGAACTGGGAACTTGACTGCGCCTATGGGGTTAAGGGCCTCTCTCGCTTCCGGGTGAACGTGTATCGGGAACGGGGTTGCTTTGCGGCTTGTTTGCGGGCGCTGGCTTCGGAAATTCCTAATTTTGAGAAGTTAGGGGTTCCGGAAATTTTGCGGGAATTGTCCATGCGGCCTCGGGGTATGGTCTTGGTGACGGGACAAACGGGGTCCGGGAAAACGACAACGTTGGCGGCGATTATTGATTTGATTAACCGCACCCGCTCGGAGCATATTCTCACGGTTGAAGACCCAATTGAGTATGTGTTTCCCAATATTAAAAGCCTGTTCCACCAGCGGCAGAAGGGAGAGGATACGAAGAGTTTTGCCAATGCTCTCAAGGCGGCATTACGGGAAGACCCTGATATTATTCTGGTGGGGGAAATGCGGGACTTGGAAACAATTTCTCTGGCGATTTCTGCGGCGGAAACGGGTCACTTGGTCTTTGGAACCTTGCACACCAACTCGGCGGCTTCAACGGTTGACCGGATGTTGGATGTGTTCCCCCCCATTCAACAGCCGCAAATTCGCGCCCAGCTTGGGGGGGCGTTGGTGGGAGTTTGCTCTCAGAACCTCTTGAAGAAGGTCGGGGGTGGACGCTGTGCGGCTCATGAAATTATGGTCAATAGCCCGGCGATCGCCAACTTGATTCGGGAAGGTAAAACCAGCCAAATTTACTCCTCGATTCAGATGGGCAGCAAGATGGGAATGCAAACGATGGAGATGTCCCTAGCTCGTTTGGTGAATGAGGGGAAAGTTACCTATGAGGATGCTCTGGGTAAAACCTCGAAAACCGATGAACTCGATCGCCTGATTGACCCCCGGGTTAAAGCGGGTGGAGTGCCCACGCAAGGGAAGGTGAAAGCTAAAGCACGCTAG
- a CDS encoding GspE/PulE family protein, translating to MTNFSASAPKARRALVVQTNFSPFGNKLIQAGHVSPDQMSQAQEDSRLSGRPLIEAIESITGKQLPPELIRQYKKQQLFELKILYGVEAFDPEVTELPPGQVNKLLEFVSVDSCRRYRFVPLELKENAVVVAMVDPDNLEAQDDLKRILRAKNYGLQRQAITPDDYQSLISVYLDEQVKKEAESQKREQAEKNAITVEDVAQLAGEDDDLEEAPPEAADLEEEADAEDKSVIALVNKILRKALTDDVSDIHVEPQEEFLRIRMRKDGVLHEPFPRLPKLIIPAITSRFKIISDMDIAERRQAQDGRIRRMFQGRAVDFRVNALPTRYGEKIVLRILDNSSTQLGLDKLISDPETLEKVREVSSRPFGLILVTGPTGSGKSTTLYSILAERNDPGVNISTAEDPIEYALDGISQCQVIREKDLTFANILRAFLRQDPDIILVGETRDKETAKTAIEAALTGHLVLTTLHTNDAAGAIARLDEMGVEPFMISGSLLGVLAQRLMRRVCSECRIPYTPTREELARYGMSASSDVDATFYKANTVPPGDRQELQERGELCPKCGGVGYKGRVGVYEFLQTTEELALLINENAPTERIKEKAVEQGMTTLLAYSLNLVKQGHTTFEEVDRVTFTDSGLEAELKAKRKSSLTCNNCGAGLDPEWMDCPYCMTPRFQD from the coding sequence ATGACTAACTTTTCTGCTAGTGCCCCCAAAGCTCGGCGTGCCTTGGTGGTTCAGACGAACTTTTCTCCCTTTGGAAATAAACTCATTCAAGCGGGTCACGTCAGCCCGGATCAGATGAGCCAGGCCCAAGAAGATAGCCGCCTGTCGGGTCGTCCCTTGATTGAGGCAATTGAAAGCATTACTGGAAAACAACTGCCCCCCGAGTTAATCCGCCAGTATAAAAAGCAACAACTGTTTGAGTTAAAGATTCTTTACGGGGTTGAGGCGTTCGATCCAGAGGTGACGGAGTTACCGCCGGGGCAAGTGAATAAGCTCTTGGAATTTGTCTCGGTGGATAGTTGTCGTCGCTACCGCTTTGTTCCCTTGGAATTGAAGGAAAATGCGGTGGTGGTGGCCATGGTGGACCCGGACAACCTAGAGGCTCAGGACGACCTGAAGCGGATTCTGCGGGCTAAAAACTACGGTTTGCAACGGCAGGCGATTACCCCGGATGACTATCAATCTCTGATTTCGGTTTACCTGGATGAACAGGTGAAAAAGGAAGCCGAAAGCCAAAAACGGGAACAGGCTGAAAAGAATGCCATTACCGTTGAAGATGTGGCTCAGTTGGCCGGAGAGGATGATGACTTGGAAGAAGCCCCCCCAGAAGCGGCGGATTTGGAGGAGGAGGCAGATGCTGAGGACAAAAGCGTCATTGCTCTGGTTAATAAGATTCTCCGTAAAGCTCTGACGGATGATGTCTCTGATATCCATGTCGAGCCGCAAGAAGAGTTTCTCCGGATTCGGATGCGTAAGGATGGGGTGCTCCATGAGCCGTTTCCTCGCCTTCCCAAGTTGATTATTCCAGCAATTACCTCCCGTTTTAAGATTATTTCGGATATGGATATTGCTGAACGCCGTCAAGCCCAGGATGGACGGATTAGACGGATGTTCCAAGGCCGAGCGGTGGATTTCCGGGTGAATGCCCTCCCCACCCGCTATGGTGAGAAAATTGTCTTGCGGATTCTGGATAACTCTTCGACTCAGTTGGGGTTGGATAAACTCATCTCTGATCCCGAAACCCTGGAAAAAGTGCGGGAAGTCTCCAGTCGTCCCTTCGGGTTGATTTTGGTGACGGGGCCGACGGGGTCTGGGAAGTCAACGACCCTCTATTCGATTTTGGCAGAACGGAATGACCCGGGGGTCAATATTAGTACGGCGGAAGATCCCATTGAGTATGCTCTCGATGGGATTAGTCAATGTCAGGTGATTCGGGAAAAAGACTTGACCTTTGCCAACATCCTGCGGGCGTTTCTGCGGCAAGACCCGGATATTATTCTGGTGGGTGAGACGCGAGATAAGGAAACGGCAAAAACGGCAATTGAGGCCGCGTTGACGGGTCACTTGGTCTTGACGACGCTGCACACCAACGATGCGGCGGGGGCGATCGCTCGTCTGGATGAGATGGGGGTTGAACCCTTCATGATTTCTGGCTCCCTGTTGGGAGTATTGGCCCAACGGCTGATGCGGCGGGTTTGTTCGGAATGTCGCATTCCCTACACTCCAACTCGCGAGGAGTTGGCTCGCTATGGGATGAGTGCTTCGAGTGATGTGGATGCAACGTTCTATAAGGCCAACACGGTTCCGCCGGGCGATCGCCAAGAGTTACAAGAGCGCGGCGAGCTATGTCCTAAATGTGGTGGAGTTGGCTATAAAGGACGGGTGGGGGTCTATGAGTTCCTACAAACCACTGAGGAACTGGCTTTGCTGATTAATGAAAATGCACCCACGGAACGGATTAAGGAGAAAGCCGTTGAGCAGGGGATGACGACGTTGTTGGCTTATAGTCTCAATTTGGTGAAACAGGGGCATACTACCTTTGAGGAGGTGGATCGGGTCACGTTCACAGACTCTGGGTTAGAGGCTGAACTGAAAGCTAAACGCAAGAGTTCGCTCACCTGTAACAACTGTGGAGCAGGCTTGGATCCTGAGTGGATGGATTGTCCCTACTGTATGACCCCCCGTTTCCAGGATTAA
- the grpE gene encoding nucleotide exchange factor GrpE translates to MDEDKQFEQETTKTTVDPEDIPVDSTADTVPEAVTVEDAPTEESTVSEAESTGESTEDEAMDPMVVEAEAAAAAAQATESPEAAIAMLKATAEAAQSQLEDLNQQYTRLVADFDNYRKRTQKEKADLEEQAKCTTLKELLPVVDNFERARTQIKPQTDGEINIHKSYQSVYKQMVDCLKRLGVAPMRPEGEEFDPNLHDAVMREATDAYPDGTVTEELMRGYTLGERVLRHAMVKVATAPEPVVSSGESDTEASDS, encoded by the coding sequence ATGGACGAAGACAAGCAGTTCGAACAGGAGACCACGAAAACCACCGTAGACCCGGAAGACATCCCTGTAGATAGCACTGCTGATACTGTTCCTGAAGCCGTCACCGTTGAGGACGCTCCCACTGAGGAGTCAACGGTGTCTGAGGCAGAGTCTACAGGAGAATCGACTGAAGATGAGGCAATGGATCCGATGGTGGTAGAAGCGGAAGCGGCTGCCGCCGCCGCCCAAGCGACGGAATCCCCAGAAGCGGCGATCGCCATGTTGAAGGCCACCGCCGAAGCCGCTCAGTCTCAACTCGAAGACCTGAATCAGCAATACACTCGTTTAGTGGCGGACTTTGATAACTACCGCAAACGAACCCAGAAAGAAAAGGCAGACCTAGAAGAACAAGCCAAATGTACCACCCTTAAAGAACTTCTGCCGGTCGTGGATAACTTTGAGCGGGCCCGGACTCAGATTAAACCGCAAACCGACGGGGAAATCAACATCCATAAAAGCTATCAAAGTGTCTACAAACAGATGGTTGACTGCCTAAAACGCCTCGGGGTTGCCCCTATGCGTCCCGAAGGAGAGGAGTTTGATCCGAATCTCCATGATGCCGTAATGCGCGAGGCCACCGATGCTTATCCTGATGGAACCGTCACCGAAGAATTGATGCGAGGCTATACCCTCGGCGAGCGGGTTCTCCGTCATGCCATGGTGAAGGTGGCAACGGCCCCGGAACCCGTGGTAAGCTCAGGAGAATCGGACACCGAGGCTTCTGACTCCTAA